The following are from one region of the Cryptococcus deuterogattii R265 chromosome 8, complete sequence genome:
- a CDS encoding DNA-directed RNA polymerase I II and III subunit RPABC3 has product MAESSNIIFDDRFTVDTVDKDGKKFDRVSRITATSHSLSMSLTLDIANELYPLEPSETFTLTLARSLVPSELEALDNADGDEGEDGNEVRRVKRELWRSNEQGLAEDYDYVMYGKIYKFDDSAQGEAQTTAYFSFGGLLMALRGSYRHLAGVVVGENVYLLMRK; this is encoded by the exons ATGGCTGAATCATCCAATATCATCTTTGATGACAGGTTCACCGTCGAC ACAGTAgacaaggatgggaaaaaATTCGACCGAG TCTCGCGGATAACTGCCACCTCTCACTCGCTTTCCATGTCCCTCACGCTCGACATTGCCAATGAACTCTACCCGCTCGAACCCTCTGAAACATTCACGCTCACGCTCGCGCGGTCACTCGTGCCCTCCGAACTGGAAGCGTTGGATAATGcggatggtgatgaaggcgaggaTGGGAACGAAGTGAGGCgagtgaagagagagttGTGGAGGAGTAACGAGCAAGGTTTGGCGGAAGATTATGATTATGTCATGTACGGCAAG ATTTACAAGTTTGACGACTCGGCGCAAGGAGAGGCTCAAAC CACGGCATACTTTTCGTTCGGTGGATTGCTCATGGCGCTCCGTGGATCATATCGACATCTTGCgggtgttgttgttggagaAAACGTCTATTTACTCATGCGcaagtaa
- a CDS encoding mitochondrial import inner membrane translocase subunit yields the protein MSAADHGRDPCPYVILNDFGGAFSMGAIGGGIWHGIKGARNSPRGERLVGSLSAIKARAPVLGGNFGVWGGLFSTFDCAVKGYRQKEDPWNAIISGFLTGGSLALRSGPKSAFGSAVGCAILLGVFEGVGVVANRMMAQPIPQMQLPEQAPPPVAPAVATA from the exons ATGTCTGCTGCTGATCACGGCCGAGACCCTTG CCCGTATGTCATCTTGAACGATTTCGGTGGTGCGTTTTCGATGGGCGCGATTGGTGGTGGTATCTGGCACGGTATTAAGGGTGCGAGAAATAGTCCTAGG GGCGAGCGTCTCGTCGGATCCCTCTCTGCTATCAAAGCGCGTGCTCCCGTTCTTGGTGGTAACTTTGGTGTTTGGGGTGGTCTTTTCTCAACTTTTGACTGTGCGGTCAAGGGGTATAGGCAAAAGGAGGATCCATGGAATGCCATTATTTCTGGTTTCTTGACAGGTGGTAGTTTGGCGCTTAGAT CCGGTCCCAAGTCTGCGTTTGGATCAGCAGTGGGTTGTGCCATCCTTTTGGGAGTGTTTGAAG GTGTCGGTGTCGTCGCGAACAGGATGATGGCTCAGCCTATCCCTCAAATGCAAT TACCCGAACAAGCACCTCCACCCGTTGCTCCCGCTGTCGCCACCGCCTAA
- a CDS encoding Fe-S protein assembly co-chaperone HscB yields the protein MILRVQPRPFLRPFSLSRPATRFAHFAPQAPTRNCPACSRPVPLPLSPCPSCSSVLPLPSNLSHHSMLYLSSPISSSGSPAGPFDIPQELAHLPANGYIVDKADLRSNWVRRQRELHPDKYTTRGDVVVDLARELSGRVNEAYAVLGDDLRRAEYILSVNAQGTEETDKIDDPMLLAEILEAREELEEAETPEQVDRIRQANNEHVKGIVGSLEQAFSGTPPDLAEAKLLAVQLRYWMNLEKAAKEKSI from the exons ATGATACTCAGAGTACAACCGCGCCCTTTCCTCCgccccttttccctttctcgaCCCGCCACTCGTTTTGCCCACTTTGCACCACAAGCGCCCACCCGCAACTGTCCCGCCTGCTCTCGTCCcgttccccttcccctaTCCCCATGCCCTTCCTGTTCCTCCGTCCTCCCACTGCCTTCAAACCTTTCCCACCACTCTATGCTAtacctctcctcccccatCTCCAGCTCGGGATCACCAGCCGGTCCATTTGATATTCCTCAAGAACTAGCTCATTTACCGGCTAACGGATATATCGTCGATAAAGCCGATCTGCGTTCAAATTGGGTACGCCGTCAACGCGAATTACATCCAGACAAGTACACGACGAGAGGAGACGTCGTGGTAGATCTTGCGAGGGAATTGAGTGGGAGAGTGAATGAGGCGTATGCCGTTTTGGGAGATGATTTGAGGAGGGCAGAGTATATT CTATCGGTGAATGCGCAAGGGACCGAAGAAACAGACAAGATTGACGATCCTATGCTTCTTGCCGAGATCCTCGAAGCGAGagaagaacttgaagaggctgaaaCGCCAGAACAAGTCGATCGTATACGGCAAGCAAACAACG AGCATGTTAAGGGAATTGTCGGTTCCCTCGAACAAGCATTTTCGGGTACGCCTCCCGACCTGGCTGAGGCCAAGTTGTTGGCAGTGCAGTTGAGGTACTGGATGAATTTGGAAAAAGCTGCCAAGGAGAAATCTATATAG